One segment of Actinomyces sp. 432 DNA contains the following:
- the groES gene encoding co-chaperone GroES, with translation MSISIKPLEDRIVVQTVEAEQTTASGLVIPDTAKEKPQEGKVVAVGPGRVDDSGKRIPVDVAEGDVVIYSKYGGTEVKYDGEDYLILSARDVLAVVTR, from the coding sequence ATGTCGATCTCCATCAAGCCGCTCGAGGACCGCATCGTCGTGCAGACGGTCGAGGCCGAGCAGACCACCGCGTCCGGTCTGGTCATTCCGGACACCGCCAAGGAGAAGCCGCAGGAGGGCAAGGTCGTGGCCGTGGGCCCGGGCCGTGTCGACGACTCCGGCAAGCGCATCCCCGTCGACGTCGCAGAGGGCGACGTCGTCATCTACTCCAAGTACGGCGGCACCGAGGTCAAGTACGACGGCGAGGACTACCTGATCCTGTCCGCCCGCGACGTCCTGGCGGTCGTCACCCGCTGA